The following proteins come from a genomic window of Gimesia sp.:
- a CDS encoding PVC-type heme-binding CxxCH protein, whose amino-acid sequence MRLFNIRRAVRRTGNRFAILFLCLFVGAETLVAQTKPADSFSGLKVPEGFRATLYADDDLAHDIYSMTVDSLGRVVVSGPGYVRILIDEDQDGVADSFKQFADGPASGAQGMYFLGRDLLCTGDAGLIRYRDQDGDDRADGKPDVFLRTRTGGEHNTHSIQKGPDGWWYLLLGNTTGINEKYITLDNSPVKKPYAGTLMRLTPDLTKGEVRADGFRNAYDFTFSANGDIFTYDSDGERDISLPWYRPTRVFHVLPGSNAGWRSRSWKRPDTFLDMPPAVAAFHRGSPTGVSCYRHRSFPAEYQGALFVADWTFGRVHAIPLENYDGSYASEPTEFITGVGQFGFAPTDLAIGADGALYVSVGGRGTRGSVFRIDYVGPVVAQKPDLADVEEAPLTDSTETPAELDTCLSAPQPLSSWSREAWLPLLKQLQPEDFYRAALDGGRPEDQRLRAIEIVTEQLGGFPDRIVERLILDQSERVRARLAWSLAYHDQPTRKSEWLNALLKNDSALVSRFALETLMQLGDQIDQSQCLDGLQQTLGATARYVRQTAARAAATLNAEDFKTLSERIGPDEGAALMTLAYATVIKQGGGVVPQAVRTGITVFEGDYQTDLRLDALRLIQLGLGDLGPPTKMAAVFDGYANGVDLNDHERHLDPIRIRLMQAFPSSHEILDHELARVLAMLSPYNPKLLDRILAKITDDTDPVTDIHYLIVAARIPSDRSREQSQKIASALVHIDEKLIRFKLPQDTNWDDRFRELYSQLVKIDADLPRQIVKQPDFGLPGHVLFLSQLPPQFLGKAIEAFERKIEATPDFQWNSDVIFVFGESTKPAHREMIRDLYDDFALQPAVLAVLAAQPEEQDRGKFIAGLESSQIEVLEACVKALEKLSPPQQPEETVKLFATLRRLGYDKREKNLQARIIPLLQRWTGQQFGQVSDLADPDKARALVQAWEEWIAKTYPQVYQMVLQQGREEAEKLNAVLATVDWETGNKERGEALFRKRACIQCHGNRSALGPALTGVARRFSREDLFTAIVSPNRDVSPRYQTTIVGTVDGKVYTGLVVYRSVDGLTLRDSNNQTTRIEADEIDFENKKSTSLMPTGLLKDLTPQDMADLNAYLQSL is encoded by the coding sequence ATGCGGTTATTTAATATTCGACGCGCCGTCAGACGAACTGGAAATCGATTTGCTATCTTGTTCCTCTGTCTGTTTGTTGGCGCAGAAACTCTTGTTGCGCAGACAAAACCAGCCGACAGTTTTTCAGGACTCAAGGTTCCGGAAGGGTTCCGTGCGACGTTATATGCCGATGATGACCTGGCGCATGACATTTATTCCATGACCGTCGACTCCCTGGGCCGCGTTGTCGTTTCTGGCCCCGGTTACGTGCGCATCCTGATTGACGAAGACCAGGATGGCGTTGCCGATTCCTTCAAACAATTCGCAGACGGTCCTGCCAGTGGCGCCCAGGGAATGTATTTTCTGGGCCGCGATTTACTTTGCACGGGAGACGCTGGACTGATCCGCTATCGCGATCAGGATGGCGATGATCGGGCGGACGGCAAGCCGGATGTCTTTTTAAGAACCCGGACCGGTGGCGAACACAATACCCATTCGATTCAAAAAGGCCCCGATGGCTGGTGGTATCTGTTGCTCGGAAATACAACAGGTATCAATGAAAAATATATTACGCTCGACAACTCTCCTGTCAAGAAACCTTATGCCGGCACCCTGATGCGGCTGACTCCCGATCTCACAAAAGGGGAAGTTCGAGCCGACGGTTTTCGTAATGCCTACGATTTCACTTTCTCGGCCAATGGTGATATCTTTACTTATGACAGCGATGGTGAGCGGGACATTTCTCTCCCCTGGTACCGGCCTACGCGTGTCTTTCATGTGCTCCCCGGTTCGAATGCAGGCTGGCGGAGCCGCAGCTGGAAACGCCCCGATACATTTTTAGACATGCCACCTGCAGTCGCGGCTTTTCATCGTGGTTCACCGACCGGTGTCTCCTGCTATCGACATCGGAGTTTTCCCGCAGAGTATCAGGGAGCCCTGTTTGTGGCCGACTGGACCTTCGGCCGTGTGCATGCGATTCCATTGGAAAACTATGACGGCAGCTATGCCAGTGAGCCGACCGAATTCATCACAGGAGTCGGGCAATTCGGCTTTGCCCCCACCGATCTGGCCATCGGCGCTGATGGGGCACTCTATGTCAGTGTCGGTGGGCGCGGTACTCGCGGCAGCGTGTTTCGAATCGACTATGTCGGTCCGGTCGTCGCTCAAAAGCCTGATCTTGCGGATGTGGAAGAGGCACCTCTAACAGATTCCACAGAAACGCCTGCAGAACTCGATACCTGTCTCTCGGCACCACAGCCTTTGAGCAGCTGGTCGCGGGAAGCCTGGCTTCCGCTGCTCAAACAACTGCAGCCGGAAGACTTTTATCGGGCAGCCCTCGATGGTGGTCGTCCAGAGGATCAGCGTCTACGAGCGATTGAAATCGTAACCGAACAGCTGGGTGGTTTTCCGGACCGAATCGTCGAACGCCTGATTCTGGATCAATCGGAGCGGGTACGTGCCCGCCTGGCGTGGTCTCTTGCTTATCACGATCAACCAACACGCAAATCCGAGTGGCTGAATGCGTTGCTCAAAAATGATTCTGCCCTTGTATCCCGCTTCGCGCTGGAGACGCTTATGCAACTGGGGGATCAGATCGATCAGAGCCAGTGCCTGGATGGTCTGCAACAGACTTTGGGAGCTACGGCCCGATATGTACGTCAGACCGCAGCCCGGGCCGCTGCGACATTGAACGCTGAGGACTTTAAAACACTCTCCGAACGGATTGGTCCAGATGAAGGTGCCGCGTTGATGACGCTCGCTTATGCGACGGTCATTAAGCAGGGGGGCGGTGTCGTCCCCCAGGCGGTCCGCACCGGGATCACGGTGTTTGAAGGAGATTACCAGACCGACCTGCGTCTGGATGCCTTGAGACTGATCCAGTTGGGGCTCGGAGATCTGGGCCCACCTACAAAAATGGCAGCGGTCTTTGATGGCTATGCCAACGGCGTCGATCTGAATGATCACGAACGGCACCTCGACCCGATTCGCATCCGTCTGATGCAGGCCTTTCCCAGCAGTCACGAAATCCTCGATCATGAACTGGCCCGGGTCCTGGCGATGCTCTCGCCCTACAATCCGAAGCTGCTGGATCGCATCCTGGCGAAAATTACAGACGATACCGATCCGGTGACCGACATTCATTATCTGATTGTTGCGGCCCGCATTCCCAGTGACCGCAGTCGGGAACAGTCGCAGAAAATCGCCAGTGCCCTCGTGCATATTGATGAGAAACTGATCCGGTTCAAGCTGCCACAGGATACCAACTGGGATGACCGCTTCAGAGAACTCTACAGTCAACTGGTAAAGATCGACGCCGACCTCCCACGCCAGATTGTGAAACAGCCTGACTTTGGTCTGCCGGGGCATGTGCTCTTTCTCAGTCAATTGCCTCCCCAGTTTCTGGGCAAGGCGATTGAAGCTTTCGAGCGTAAGATTGAAGCTACCCCTGATTTTCAGTGGAACAGTGATGTGATTTTTGTATTTGGCGAATCAACAAAACCTGCACATCGGGAAATGATTCGTGATCTTTACGACGATTTTGCGCTGCAGCCAGCTGTGCTGGCAGTACTCGCGGCGCAACCTGAAGAGCAGGATCGGGGCAAATTTATTGCAGGGCTGGAATCATCCCAGATTGAAGTGCTCGAAGCCTGTGTCAAGGCGCTCGAAAAACTGTCACCTCCACAACAGCCAGAGGAAACGGTGAAGCTGTTTGCCACACTACGACGACTGGGGTATGACAAGCGGGAAAAAAATCTGCAGGCGCGGATCATTCCGTTACTGCAGCGTTGGACCGGGCAACAGTTTGGTCAGGTTTCGGATCTCGCCGACCCGGATAAGGCTCGCGCCCTGGTTCAGGCCTGGGAGGAATGGATTGCTAAAACGTACCCTCAGGTCTATCAGATGGTGTTGCAGCAGGGGCGAGAAGAGGCGGAGAAATTAAATGCGGTGCTGGCCACTGTCGACTGGGAGACCGGCAATAAGGAGCGGGGGGAAGCGTTATTCCGGAAGCGGGCCTGTATTCAGTGTCACGGAAACCGCAGTGCTCTGGGACCAGCTTTGACGGGAGTCGCCCGTCGTTTCTCCCGTGAGGATCTCTTCACCGCGATCGTTTCTCCCAACCGTGATGTTTCTCCCCGGTATCAAACCACAATCGTTGGTACCGTGGATGGCAAAGTCTATACCGGGCTGGTGGTCTATCGTTCGGTGGATGGACTGACCCTGCGGGATTCGAATAATCAGACCACCCGCATTGAAGCGGATGAAATTGATTTTGAAAACAAGAAAAGCACATCTCTGATGCCAACCGGACTTTTGAAGGATCTCACTCCACAGGACATGGCAGACCTGAATGCCTATTTACAAAGTCTCTAA
- a CDS encoding cytochrome c biogenesis protein CcdA, which produces MKTPRRYIATVACLIILASLFCSSLTLTAQKPSLPDLFGQKQAASGKETKNAKAEISVSLLPQDAKAGETVTLSLTMLIPEGSYTYSTNPTFGGATKFVIEESKGVTAIDQHFNADHPPKTVFEPLFGKEIEKYTKSVIWTRRFKVNKDVKEPSQVQIKGQMLYQVCDAKNCVPSQYAFSATLSGKQESAPLSFTTIPERRNVPDPIELKFALEPAAVNPKQLVDLKITMKLEPEFHTFALDQDKTQAGLPTHIEILKLEGLKSVSQQFKATPDPKVETHGEFSQRTHYNEVVWTRQFERIADAQEIGVEGKLTYQICNEGSCRRPMPVEFKLGDLTNAQPVAMSSLEELNSGSAADDDTIIISSEESNRSLSSYLFFAFLGGLILNVMPCVLPVVAIKVMSFVQQAGESRLRIFLLNIFYSLGVLVVFLSLASLAVFAGLGWGGLFQSTKFNVIMACIVYAMGLSMLGVFEIPVPGMVGSAAGGQQKEGLTGAFLTGILATLLATPCSGPFLGPVLAWSVKQTPQITYLVWLVMGLGMASPYIIFSIFPNAIKFLPKPGMWMVRFKEFSGIVLMGAVIFIISFLDESLTIPVLIMLLGITTGLWMIGSLYSHSSPARVKLAVRTAALLLTAGICFFGYNMSQKSTNDLPWVPFNAQELKKLRSENRTVLIDFSADWCLSCKTNEKLALNTPETLEMVSKYNVVPMYADYTDYSPDIKAWLDKFESVSIPLTVIFPANNPNKPIIIRDLYTQSTLLSALKQAVDESPAVKSVPKQAMISTENAEAH; this is translated from the coding sequence TTGAAAACTCCCCGCCGCTATATCGCAACCGTCGCCTGCCTGATTATTCTCGCCTCCCTGTTCTGCAGTTCGCTGACACTCACAGCTCAGAAACCGTCCCTGCCCGATCTCTTCGGACAGAAACAGGCTGCATCCGGGAAGGAAACAAAGAACGCCAAGGCAGAAATCAGTGTCAGCCTGCTCCCTCAGGATGCCAAAGCAGGAGAGACCGTCACACTCTCACTGACCATGCTGATTCCCGAAGGTTCCTACACCTACTCAACCAATCCGACGTTTGGCGGCGCTACCAAGTTCGTCATTGAGGAATCGAAAGGCGTGACCGCCATCGATCAGCACTTCAATGCCGACCATCCTCCCAAAACCGTCTTCGAGCCCCTGTTCGGCAAAGAGATTGAAAAATACACCAAGAGCGTCATTTGGACACGACGCTTTAAGGTCAATAAAGACGTAAAAGAACCCAGTCAGGTTCAGATCAAAGGGCAGATGCTCTATCAGGTCTGTGATGCCAAAAATTGCGTGCCTTCGCAATACGCATTCTCCGCAACCTTATCCGGAAAGCAGGAAAGTGCGCCGCTGTCATTTACCACGATTCCTGAACGGCGAAACGTACCTGATCCAATCGAATTAAAGTTCGCGCTGGAACCGGCGGCGGTGAATCCCAAACAACTGGTCGACTTGAAAATTACGATGAAGCTGGAACCGGAATTCCATACGTTTGCACTCGATCAGGACAAAACTCAGGCGGGACTGCCCACACATATCGAAATTCTGAAGCTCGAAGGTTTGAAATCCGTCTCCCAGCAGTTCAAAGCCACACCTGATCCCAAAGTGGAAACTCACGGAGAATTCAGCCAGCGTACCCACTACAACGAAGTGGTCTGGACGCGGCAGTTTGAACGGATAGCAGATGCCCAGGAAATTGGTGTAGAAGGAAAACTGACATATCAGATCTGCAATGAGGGCAGCTGTCGACGCCCGATGCCGGTCGAGTTCAAACTGGGAGATCTCACTAATGCACAGCCGGTGGCGATGTCTTCACTGGAAGAACTCAACAGCGGCAGTGCAGCTGACGACGACACCATCATTATCAGCTCTGAAGAATCCAACCGCAGTCTGTCTTCGTATCTGTTTTTCGCCTTCCTGGGAGGCTTGATTCTCAACGTAATGCCCTGTGTTCTGCCGGTCGTGGCAATTAAGGTCATGAGCTTCGTACAGCAGGCGGGAGAAAGTCGACTCCGCATCTTCCTGCTAAATATCTTCTATTCACTGGGTGTCCTGGTCGTCTTTCTGAGCCTGGCCTCACTCGCGGTCTTCGCGGGACTGGGTTGGGGCGGTCTCTTCCAGAGCACAAAATTTAATGTCATCATGGCCTGCATCGTTTATGCAATGGGCTTGAGCATGCTGGGCGTCTTTGAAATCCCGGTACCGGGTATGGTCGGCTCAGCTGCGGGCGGACAACAGAAAGAGGGACTGACCGGTGCGTTTCTGACCGGGATCCTGGCAACACTTTTGGCGACTCCCTGTAGTGGTCCGTTCCTGGGACCGGTACTCGCCTGGTCTGTCAAACAGACACCGCAAATCACTTACCTGGTCTGGCTGGTCATGGGACTGGGCATGGCTTCACCTTATATCATCTTCAGCATTTTCCCCAACGCGATCAAATTCCTGCCCAAACCGGGCATGTGGATGGTCCGCTTCAAAGAGTTCTCGGGGATCGTACTTATGGGAGCAGTGATTTTTATCATTTCGTTCCTGGACGAATCCCTGACCATTCCCGTACTGATCATGCTGCTGGGGATCACCACCGGCCTGTGGATGATCGGCAGTCTGTACTCACACAGTTCGCCTGCTCGAGTGAAGCTGGCGGTGCGGACGGCAGCGTTACTGCTCACAGCCGGGATCTGCTTCTTCGGTTATAACATGAGTCAGAAGTCGACCAACGATCTTCCCTGGGTGCCTTTCAATGCCCAGGAACTGAAAAAACTGCGTTCTGAAAATCGGACCGTCCTCATTGACTTCTCTGCGGACTGGTGCCTGAGCTGTAAGACCAACGAGAAACTGGCTCTGAATACTCCCGAAACCCTGGAAATGGTCAGTAAGTACAACGTGGTGCCGATGTATGCGGACTACACAGATTACTCACCTGACATCAAAGCATGGCTGGACAAATTTGAGAGTGTCAGCATTCCCTTGACTGTGATCTTCCCCGCCAATAACCCCAACAAACCGATTATCATCCGTGACCTGTATACACAGTCCACGCTTTTAAGCGCCCTGAAACAGGCTGTGGATGAATCTCCCGCCGTGAAATCTGTCCCTAAGCAGGCAATGATTTCTACTGAGAACGCCGAAGCACATTAA
- a CDS encoding putative sulfate exporter family transporter, with protein MQDTPSAPDPEQNQEDEIVVAAPRRSTWSEMRTAEDWWAIWIGGTLLVVCFLAMYFSLPADFAEQVKAAEAAGEKVSAHSPLKPWLAKPGSWTDNPVDSLFPPEKSSLLLPIGVVFLVSLIVFSIGVTAMGQKTPPFAVGFVAVFLLATLAYILTGQAVIKSYNLEYALWALMIGLVISNTIGTPKWIKPALKTELYIKSGLVIMGAGVLLNRLLILGLPGIYVAWVVTPIVLISTYFFGQKFLKMESRSLNMVISADMSVCGVSAAIATAASCKAKKEELSFAIGLSLTFTVFMMIALPAVIKALGMSPILGGAWMGGTIDATGAVAAAGNLLGPEAEQVAVTIKMIQNILIGVTAFGVAVYWVSCVEGKESGIKPDAWEIWYRFPKFVLGFIAASAIFSLLYVSLPGGDVVVPAMVKESSKVFRGWFFCLAFISIGLETNFRELAKFLKGGKPLILYVCGQSLNLILTLLMAWLMFEVFYKDVVTEVFKK; from the coding sequence ATGCAAGACACCCCCTCCGCTCCCGATCCAGAACAGAATCAAGAAGATGAGATTGTCGTAGCCGCTCCCCGGCGCTCGACCTGGTCTGAAATGAGAACTGCTGAAGACTGGTGGGCGATCTGGATCGGAGGCACGCTGCTGGTAGTCTGCTTTCTGGCGATGTATTTTTCACTGCCCGCCGATTTCGCAGAGCAGGTTAAAGCCGCGGAAGCTGCTGGTGAGAAGGTGAGTGCACACAGCCCTCTGAAACCGTGGCTGGCGAAACCGGGATCCTGGACAGACAACCCGGTAGATTCGCTGTTTCCGCCTGAGAAATCGAGTCTGCTGCTGCCGATCGGCGTTGTCTTCCTGGTCAGCCTGATTGTGTTTTCGATTGGTGTCACAGCCATGGGACAGAAAACGCCCCCCTTCGCCGTTGGTTTCGTAGCGGTCTTTCTGCTGGCCACGCTGGCATATATTCTGACCGGCCAAGCGGTGATCAAAAGCTATAACCTTGAATACGCGCTCTGGGCATTGATGATTGGTCTGGTAATCAGCAATACCATTGGAACCCCCAAGTGGATCAAGCCGGCACTGAAAACCGAGTTGTATATTAAGTCGGGGCTGGTAATCATGGGGGCCGGCGTGCTGCTCAATCGTCTGCTCATCCTGGGCCTCCCTGGTATCTATGTGGCCTGGGTCGTCACCCCCATTGTTCTGATCAGCACCTATTTTTTCGGGCAGAAGTTCCTGAAAATGGAATCCCGCTCGCTGAACATGGTGATTTCCGCGGATATGTCTGTGTGTGGTGTCTCGGCTGCGATCGCCACCGCAGCCTCCTGTAAAGCCAAGAAGGAAGAGCTCTCCTTCGCCATCGGGCTATCGTTGACGTTTACGGTCTTCATGATGATTGCCCTTCCCGCGGTGATTAAGGCGCTGGGCATGAGCCCGATTCTGGGTGGTGCCTGGATGGGGGGAACCATCGATGCGACAGGCGCGGTCGCCGCTGCAGGTAACCTGCTGGGACCAGAGGCAGAGCAAGTCGCCGTCACCATCAAGATGATCCAGAATATCCTGATCGGCGTGACCGCTTTTGGCGTCGCCGTCTACTGGGTCAGCTGCGTGGAAGGCAAAGAATCCGGTATCAAACCAGATGCCTGGGAAATCTGGTATCGCTTCCCCAAATTCGTATTGGGGTTCATCGCGGCATCAGCGATCTTCTCCCTTTTATATGTATCGCTTCCCGGCGGAGATGTCGTGGTGCCAGCCATGGTGAAAGAATCTTCCAAGGTCTTCCGCGGCTGGTTCTTCTGTCTGGCCTTTATCAGCATCGGCCTGGAAACCAACTTCCGCGAACTGGCGAAATTTCTCAAGGGGGGCAAGCCACTGATTCTGTATGTCTGTGGCCAGTCTCTGAACCTGATTCTGACACTCTTGATGGCCTGGTTGATGTTCGAAGTCTTCTACAAGGATGTCGTCACCGAAGTCTTCAAGAAGTAG
- the argF gene encoding ornithine carbamoyltransferase, whose amino-acid sequence MRHLVTLNDLESSEIVEIFAQAQELKDKRKQGERPQLLQGYTMTQLFEKPSLRTRLSFESAMWELGGGSSFFTCKEAGLDGRESIEDVARVIGRFSDVITMRTFSHELIEKFSQHAGTSVINALSDLSHPCQALTDLFTMQELLGDLTQQKLVYVGDGNNVAYSLANCCAKLNVPFVVSSPEGFELCSDLVATLQNNYPGLQLELEADPLKAVADATVIYTDVWASMGQEAETEKRKKIFADFQVTESLISAAGKQCHFMHCLPAKRGLEVTDGVVDCEQSIVFDQAENRKHLAKGLLVWLLKHSS is encoded by the coding sequence GTTGAGATCTTTGCTCAAGCACAAGAGCTCAAAGACAAGCGGAAGCAGGGTGAACGTCCTCAGTTACTGCAGGGTTATACGATGACCCAGCTGTTTGAAAAACCCTCTCTGCGGACCCGTCTCAGTTTTGAATCAGCCATGTGGGAATTGGGCGGTGGTTCGAGTTTTTTCACCTGTAAAGAGGCAGGCCTCGATGGGCGTGAGTCGATCGAGGACGTGGCCCGGGTGATCGGTCGGTTTTCGGATGTGATCACCATGCGGACCTTTTCACACGAGCTGATTGAAAAATTTTCGCAGCACGCGGGAACCAGTGTGATCAATGCCCTTTCCGATCTCAGTCATCCCTGCCAGGCGCTCACAGATCTGTTTACCATGCAGGAACTGCTAGGTGACCTGACGCAGCAGAAACTGGTCTACGTCGGTGACGGGAATAATGTGGCGTATTCGCTGGCTAACTGTTGTGCCAAGCTGAATGTGCCGTTTGTGGTCTCTTCGCCCGAAGGTTTCGAACTCTGTTCGGATCTGGTGGCAACACTGCAGAACAATTATCCCGGCCTGCAACTGGAACTGGAAGCTGATCCGCTGAAAGCGGTTGCCGATGCGACGGTGATCTACACCGATGTCTGGGCCAGTATGGGACAGGAAGCAGAGACCGAAAAACGCAAAAAGATTTTTGCCGATTTTCAGGTGACGGAAAGCCTGATCTCTGCTGCCGGAAAACAGTGTCACTTCATGCACTGCCTGCCCGCAAAACGGGGGCTGGAAGTAACAGACGGAGTTGTTGACTGCGAGCAGAGCATCGTCTTTGATCAGGCGGAGAATCGCAAGCACCTTGCCAAAGGGCTGCTGGTCTGGTTGCTCAAACACTCATCCTGA